In Microbulbifer agarilyticus, the DNA window CGAGCTGTTGCGAGAGAATGTCGATGGCTGCCTGCTTGTCGTCACCGCTGGTGAATACGCCGGCGTTGCCCACATCGGTGAGGCTGTCGCCAAAAGCGACCACTTGAGAAAATGGGGATTCGTCGGCAAGGGCGGTGGTGCTCAAACCGCTGGTGATTGAAGCAAAAGCAATCGCGGCCGCCAGGTTGCGCTTGGCGTTGGGCATGGTTATCTCCTAGCATCGCTACGCGCAGCGCAATCGCTGAGTTTTGTCAGCGTAAGACCTGTGCGTGCATCATTATTTTTATCTGTTAGTAGTCCCAGAAAAACCAGAACTCGTCCGATACTAACCGAGGAAAAAAACAGAGTGAACGAAAAGTCGAAACTAAATCTGTCTGATTGGTCACGGCTGGTGGCGCGTGTATCTCGGTAACATTTGCGGTGAATTGGGGGGTGCCGAGCTAGCGCAGTGTGTGCAGGAACTGCATATGGCGCTCGTATTGGGAAACCATGTCGGTAAGTAGTTGCTCCGCGGTCCAGCCCATCACATCGTAGTCCTGGCCGCCCTCCTGAAGGTGTACTTCTGCACGGAAGTACACATCGTCCGAATCGTCATCAAGGTCGTTATCCAGCTCGCGCTCGGGATGAGCGGCATCTGGTTTCAAGGTGGCCTTGGGGTGCAACCCGTAAATGAAACTGACCTCGCTCCCTTGCGTTACCTCCAGCTGAACCACGTGATTTTTACGTTCAGTCACCGAGGCCTGATAACCATTCTTTTGCATTTCTGCAGCAAACTCTTCCAGGGCCGGTTTGCCCGTGTTGTCTATAAAAGCCTGAACTTCGGCCAGGCTGGAAAGCAGTAAGGCGTTTTCCAGTCGCTCCTGCCAGGCCACAGGATTGCGTGCGCTGATGGGCGCTACCGGCGCGTGCTGGCTAATGCGTTTGGCACTGTCGGTACGCAGGGCGGTAATCAGCCCGTACATGGCGATCAGCAAGATTGCGGAAAAGGGCAGTGCGCTCACAATGACTGCGGTTTGCAGCGAACCGAGTCCGCCGGCCAGCAATAGCGCAATGGCCACGGCGCCGATCAGGAAGCACCAGAAGATTCGCTGCCACAATGGGGTCTCATCCCGTCCGTGGGACGACAGCATGTTGACCACCATCGCCCCCGAGTCCGCCGAGGTCACGAAGAACACAATGACCATAATTACCGCGACAAACGAAAACACCGAGGAAAACGGAAACTGCTCAAGGAACTGGAACAGAGCGACGGACTGATCCTGGGAGACGACTTCTCCTAACTGGGTAAGTCCCTGATCGAGGATCATGTGAATGGCGGAGTTTCCGAAGAAAGTCATCCACATCATGGTCACCAGCGCCGGTACCAGCATCGCACCGATCACAAACTCGCGAATGGTGCGCCCGCGGGAGATACGCGCAATAAACAGCCCAACAAACGGCGACCAGGACATCCACCAGCCCCAGTAGAGAATGGTCCAGCCGCCCAACCAATCTGTGGGAGCGTATGCGTAAAGATTGAAAGTCTTGTTGATGATCTGTGAGAGGTAGCTACCGAAATTCTGCACAAATGCCTGCAGCAGATATACGGTACTGCCCAGCAGTAGCACCATCAGCAGTAGCAGGACCGCCAGCACCATATTGAGCTGAGAGAGCCGCTTGATTCCTGTATCCAGTCCGGTAACTACCGATACGGTGGCAAGCAGAGTGGTCAGCACAATCAATGCCACCTGTACGCCGTCGCCAATGGGTAACCCGAACAGATGGTTCAGGCCGGAGTTGATTTGCAGTACCCCGTAGCCCAGAGTGGTCGCCACACCGCAGACAGTGCCAACGATGGCAAAGACATCCACGGCATGGCCCATTGGGCCATAGATGCGTTCGCCAATCATTGGGTATAGTGCTGAGCGCAGGGTGAGTGGGAGTTTGTGGCGATAGCTGAAATAGCCAAGTATCAGCGCCACAATTGCGTAGATCGCCCAGGCGTGAAACCCCCAGTGGAAGAAGGTGAGTACCATAGCCTGCCGCGCAGCAGTGACCGTACCGGTATCGCCCACAGGCGGGTCCAAGTAATGCATCACCGGCTCGGCGACACCAAAGAATAAAAGGCCGATACCCATGCCTGCAGAAAACAGCATGGCGAACCAGGATAGATAATCGTAATCTGGCTCCGCATGCTCGGGCCCAAGCTTGATTGCGCCAAACCTGGACATGGCGATGGCGATCGTGCCTATCAACACGATGGCCACGGCGAGTACGTAATACCAGCTCATGTGCTCCACGACCCATGTCTGCAGGTACTTAAACGTGGAGGTGGCGTTATCCGGGGCTAGGACCGCGTAGGCCACGATCAGCAGAAGTACTGCCGTCGCCGAATAGAAAACCGGTGGATTGAAGTGCGCCAAGTGTTTACTGCTGTTTCGGCTCATGCCTGACTCGTGTCGCTCTTCGTGTGGCTCGTTGTGTGACTTTTCGAGGATTTAAGGTGTGAGTTTGGTATTATTTTTTCTTTGCCTCGAATAAGCATAGACGAACTTACTTGCTATAAACGTGCGGAATATAGAAGCACCCTCTTATGTTGTTTATTTCTCGTAACCTGGCGCTTCCGCTCGATGAAGTGGAAATGCATGCAATGCGCTCCGGTGGCGCTGGTGGTCAGAACGTAAATAAAGTCTCGACCGCCATCCATCTGCGCTTCGATATCGATGCGTCCAGCCTGCCGGGCCCGGTAAAGCAGCGTTTGCTGTCGCTGCGCGATCAGCGTATTACCGACGAAGGTGTGATCGTGATCAAGGGGCAGCGGTTTCGCACCCAGGAGAAGAATCGCGCAGATGTGTTGGAAAGACTGCGGGAAATAATTGCCAGTGTTTTGGTGACACCGAAGAAGCGTATTCCCACCAAACCTACCAAAGGCTCCAAGGAACGTCGTCTCAATAGCAAAGCTCGTCGCGGAAAAATTAAATCTATGCGCGGTAAGGTTTCGGATCACTGAACTTACTGCCTGAAACATTTACTCGAAAGCTTCATTCGCACGCACTTCAAGAAAAAACCATGAGCACACGCTACAACGCGCAAGCGCTAAAAGAATTTGCCAGTACCTTATTTGCCTCAACCGGGATCGCATCCGACCGGGCCGATACCATGGCGGAAGTGTTTCTGGAAGCCGACCTGATGGGCTTCACGACCCATGGTCTAAATCGAGTAGCATCCAACCTACAATGGCTGCAAAGTGGTGTGTCTCGGCTTGCGGGTGAGCCGCATGTCTTGTTAGACCGGGGTAATATTCTGAATTGGGATGCCGAGTTCCTCCCCGGGCCCTGGGTCGTTTCGCAAGCGATTGATGAAGCGCTCGCGCGGGTAGAGCAGTTTGGTGTGGTCAGTATTACGATTCGCCGCAGCCAGCATATTGCCTGCCTGGCCGCGTATCTTCCTAAAATCCTTGAACGTAATTGTGTCGGGATTCTCACCTGTTCCACGCCCGCTGAGCGTACCGTTGCCCCTCAAGGCAGTAAAACACCGCTGTTTTCTGCCAATCCAATTGCCTTTGGCGCGCCCGCTGGCGACTACCCGCTGCTGTTTGATATCAGTATGTCGGCTACCGCCGGGGGCTATGTCGCGCGTGCTGAACGGGAAGGAAAAAAATTGCCACACCTATACCTGAAAGATTCCGAGGGTAACCCCAGTGACGACCCGGCAGCGTTTGCCAATGGCGGCAGTATTTTGCCGGTGGGTGGCATGGATCACGGTTACAAGGGCGCGGCGCTGTCGGCGATGCTGGAAGTACTTAGTATGGGGCTTGGTGGCTACGGGCGCGCGGATGACGTCGCACAAGACGATGAAGCGAACTCTGTTTTTTTACAGGTAATTGATCCGCAAGCATTTGGCGATGCACAACACTTTTTGCGGCAGACTGAGGCGCTTACTGCACTGTGGTCGTCCTGTGAGTCGGACGGCGACGGCGAGGTACGTGTACCCGGTAAGCGAGCCTGGGGATTGCGTCGTCAGCAATTACAGCAGGGAGTTTCTCTGTATCCATTGATTGAGGGAGATTTGAAAGCATTGGCCCGGACCTATGGGGTGCCTTTCCCGCAGCCCATTGGTTGATTGGGCTGCCAAGAGGAATCAATGTAATGCCCTTTTCATCTTCACGTTTTAGGTTCTGGTTTTAGGTTCTGGTGAGCTTTGCGCTTTAGCGGAAATCCGCCTTGGGGGATATATGCGCGTTTATTCACTTTTCTTTGCGGCTTTACTGGGCAGCTTTGGTGTGCCAAGCGTGGCCCATTTTGATGCCAGAGCACTGCAGAAAATCGAGGTTGATGCCTACCGGCCGAGCCCAGTGCCCGACCGTATCCTCATGAGCTTGTCAGGAGACCCAGCTACTGAGCGCGCGGTGAACTGGCGCACGGACAATAATGCGCAGCAGGCGCGCGCACAATATACCCTAGCCGATGGTGGTCCTGATCAGGAAGCGCGTGCAGCTACCGTCGATGCCGCAACCGAGATACTGGAAACTGGAGAGTACCGCTCCTTCCACCACAGTGTTCGGTTCAAGAGCTTGCGCCCAAGTACCCAGTACATTTATCGCGTTGGTGACGGGCAGGTGTGGTCTGAATGGATGCAATTTCGCACCGCCAGTACCGAGGCCGAGCCCTTTGGTTTTATCTATTTTGGTGATGCTCAGAACGATCTGAAATCACGCTGGTCGCGTGTCGCGCGCCAGGCGTACACCGGTATGCCAAAGGCAGATTTTATTTTGCACGCCGGTGATCTGGTGAACAAACCGGAGAATGATCAGGAATGGGGACAGTGGTTTTACGCAGCCGGTTGGATTAATGGTTCCACCCCCTCCATAGCGACGCCGGGCAACCACGAATATAAGGATGACAAACTCGCCAAGCAGTGGCGACCGCACTTCACCTTGCCAGAAAACGGCCCCGATAATGCGCTCCTAGCGGAGTCGGTGTATTTTCTCGACTACCAAGGTACCCGGTTTATATCCCTCAATAGCCAGTCCCTGAGTGTTGATTCCGAGGAAACCGCGTTGCAACAGCGGGACTGGCTCGAACGGGTGTTGAGTGACAACCCCAATCACTGGACGGTGATTTTCCATCATCACCCGATGATGCCGGCAACCAAACGGCGCACACCCCATGAGGGGTTAAACGAATACTTCAAACCATTGTACGAAAAGTTCAATGTGGATCTGGTTCTTCAAGGGCATGACCACAGCTATGCCCGTGGCGAAAACCTGTCCTCAGGCGGCA includes these proteins:
- a CDS encoding BCCT family transporter, with translation MSRNSSKHLAHFNPPVFYSATAVLLLIVAYAVLAPDNATSTFKYLQTWVVEHMSWYYVLAVAIVLIGTIAIAMSRFGAIKLGPEHAEPDYDYLSWFAMLFSAGMGIGLLFFGVAEPVMHYLDPPVGDTGTVTAARQAMVLTFFHWGFHAWAIYAIVALILGYFSYRHKLPLTLRSALYPMIGERIYGPMGHAVDVFAIVGTVCGVATTLGYGVLQINSGLNHLFGLPIGDGVQVALIVLTTLLATVSVVTGLDTGIKRLSQLNMVLAVLLLLMVLLLGSTVYLLQAFVQNFGSYLSQIINKTFNLYAYAPTDWLGGWTILYWGWWMSWSPFVGLFIARISRGRTIREFVIGAMLVPALVTMMWMTFFGNSAIHMILDQGLTQLGEVVSQDQSVALFQFLEQFPFSSVFSFVAVIMVIVFFVTSADSGAMVVNMLSSHGRDETPLWQRIFWCFLIGAVAIALLLAGGLGSLQTAVIVSALPFSAILLIAMYGLITALRTDSAKRISQHAPVAPISARNPVAWQERLENALLLSSLAEVQAFIDNTGKPALEEFAAEMQKNGYQASVTERKNHVVQLEVTQGSEVSFIYGLHPKATLKPDAAHPERELDNDLDDDSDDVYFRAEVHLQEGGQDYDVMGWTAEQLLTDMVSQYERHMQFLHTLR
- the arfB gene encoding alternative ribosome rescue aminoacyl-tRNA hydrolase ArfB is translated as MLFISRNLALPLDEVEMHAMRSGGAGGQNVNKVSTAIHLRFDIDASSLPGPVKQRLLSLRDQRITDEGVIVIKGQRFRTQEKNRADVLERLREIIASVLVTPKKRIPTKPTKGSKERRLNSKARRGKIKSMRGKVSDH
- a CDS encoding Ldh family oxidoreductase yields the protein MSTRYNAQALKEFASTLFASTGIASDRADTMAEVFLEADLMGFTTHGLNRVASNLQWLQSGVSRLAGEPHVLLDRGNILNWDAEFLPGPWVVSQAIDEALARVEQFGVVSITIRRSQHIACLAAYLPKILERNCVGILTCSTPAERTVAPQGSKTPLFSANPIAFGAPAGDYPLLFDISMSATAGGYVARAEREGKKLPHLYLKDSEGNPSDDPAAFANGGSILPVGGMDHGYKGAALSAMLEVLSMGLGGYGRADDVAQDDEANSVFLQVIDPQAFGDAQHFLRQTEALTALWSSCESDGDGEVRVPGKRAWGLRRQQLQQGVSLYPLIEGDLKALARTYGVPFPQPIG
- a CDS encoding purple acid phosphatase family protein — translated: MRVYSLFFAALLGSFGVPSVAHFDARALQKIEVDAYRPSPVPDRILMSLSGDPATERAVNWRTDNNAQQARAQYTLADGGPDQEARAATVDAATEILETGEYRSFHHSVRFKSLRPSTQYIYRVGDGQVWSEWMQFRTASTEAEPFGFIYFGDAQNDLKSRWSRVARQAYTGMPKADFILHAGDLVNKPENDQEWGQWFYAAGWINGSTPSIATPGNHEYKDDKLAKQWRPHFTLPENGPDNALLAESVYFLDYQGTRFISLNSQSLSVDSEETALQQRDWLERVLSDNPNHWTVIFHHHPMMPATKRRTPHEGLNEYFKPLYEKFNVDLVLQGHDHSYARGENLSSGGTWLGQQSPVYVVSVSGPKMYDGGASWPKVAGRDLQLYQLIEVDQNRIRYRSYRADGVLFDQFVLEKDDKGRRRVE